TCACGTGGACACCGTCAGAGTCTCGATGCATGGAAACTTTCGGTTTCAGCGTACTTCACGCGGGGCGATTACAATATCATAATCGTCGATTACGGTACGCTGGTGCGCGAGCCCTGTCTCTCGCAGATACAATGGGGTCCAGATTTCTGTTCACGGTGTATTGCTCAATTGGTAAGGTACTTGAGGGATCATCCCCGTGGGACGAGGGTGGAGAATGTGCACGTGCTCGGATACAGCGTGGGCGCGCATATAGCCGGCCTGATTGCGAATTATTTGCCCGATGACAAGCTTGGAAGGATTACAGGTAATGCGTTTGCACTTTAATTGTTTAATCGTACGTCCGCTCGTTCGATAATAACATGTAACTCCGTTCCACGCGTTCCATTTAACCCCCTCCTCGACCGCTTTAATGACAGGATCGGTTAAAATCCGTTGCGATTATTGTAGGGATCGATTACCACGCTTGTGGATCCATAAATATCGCTAATTCTAAACCCAGTGCTGCACGTCCTTTTTTATAGAATTAAATAacaaaattataaataatttcttCTGATTAAAGTTAGTACTTAATTCGCAATAATCTACCAAATTTCTAGAATTTATATTATAGAAGCTCTTCACAGTTTTCACTTGAACTATTAAAAGGTTTTGCGATGAACAACCTCGTCGAACGAGCAACCTCTTTCCACGAACCATTTTCCTTTCCATTCGCTCGACCATTCAGGACCGCTTTCCAAAAACGGTCAACGTCGACTGTCCTCTCCCATTAAAATCTCTCTCTAACTCGAGCGTGTGTCTCCATGTTCGAATTTCCGCGCCACGACGACCAGGACTCGATCCTACGATATTTTTCTACATGAACGGGAACCGGTCGATGGACCTGGACGAAACGGACGCGCACTTCGTCGACGTGATCCACACTGGCGCTGGGATTTTGGGCCAATGGGGACCAACGGGGCACGCGGACTTCTACGTGAACGGAGGATCGAGCCAACCCGGATGCGCGACGACTTCCTTGCTCCGTAAGTAAGACCTTCCGGCTCGCGTTTTCCCGGATCTCGATCGAACTCGTTCCTTGGCGAGGGAAATTTCGAAATTCGTCATCGATCTTCCGCGTATCGCTCGTCACTCGTCGCGTGCTTGGTCGACGACCTGGTACGTTACCTGTGAAACACCTTATTCAATCGGTGGTTGTGACGTAAACCAGGCAGGAAAGTTAATAGCAGCTTCGCGGATCCTCTTGACAGTCTGTAATTCAGTTTTTTTCTTGGAATTATAAACTTTCTTGGCGCGAGACCGTGCGTGTGTTTCGTTCGACCGCGAATGAAATCAGACAGTCTGTTATGCAAGTCTGTTTGAATTATTGAAATTAGATTGTTGCTGCATTTTGTGGTATTTTAGTTGTAGATAAAGAGTATAGTGATCAttgtttttatttaatattttgacTAGTGGTTATATGAAAGTATGTTGGTTCAATAGGAATTATTCACAAGTTATATTTCGAAGAATTCATTTTACGTGCTTATAATCTGGTGTATAAGGTTATGACGTTATAGATGCATTTCGTTTTCGTGTGCTGAACTGTAATTTTGTTTTTACTATGTTACGTACAACGCATTATCTCTGTTTAACTCTTTGAGGCACGGAACTTTAGAAAATAGAAAGCTCCATGTTGCCTAAATTTTATTTTCTGAAATTGAATAAAGTTGGTTTCTTTCTATTAATAAAGGAATCGAATAACATAAAATAAACCTTTGTGCAAGTAACACTTGCAATATTTCCAGATGACAGAAAAAAATGTCTCGCTATGCATATTTACACATCAAAAAGAACATTTTTAACACTACTATGCCTCCAAGAGTTAATACACAAAATCTGTGTTTCAAATTAAGAGAGACTGACGAAGCGGTCCATTAATATTAAGAGAAACCAATCGTAtcgaattcgcggaaacggatgACCGAAACGAGAGGCACGTAGTCGCCTCGTCATTAGAGAAAACGCACGAAGGAATGGATGGTCGACCGTGAATGAAATCAGTGAAATGTTTCGTCCGCAGAGACGCTGTCGTGCGATCACACGAAAGTGACGCCTTATTACATAGAGTCGATCACGACGAAAGTAGGATTCTGGGCAGCGCCCTGCGGAAATCTGTTTTCCTACCTGATCGGTTGGTGCAAGCCGAAACTCGAGGAGTATATACTCATGGGAGAGGACGCCCCACATACGTAAGTTAATTTCATTTGACTTCTTCATTAACAAGAAAGAGTATtacttaataataatttttagtTATTGTTTTACTACTCATAAGAAGGGTCAATATCCTTTGAAAATATGTGAATCCCCTACTGACAGTTAAACGAATACGAATCAAGTACATTCTCATAGAAAATTCCTTGAACTTGATAATTCCTCACTAACAAGAAAGAGTAGAAAAGTCGAGAGATATTTTAATATTACAAAGCTTGCATTTTACTagttattttaatttttagttATTATTTTACTACTCATATGAAGGGTCAATATCCTTTGAAAATATGTGAATCCCCTACTGACAGTTAAACGAATACGAATCAAGTACATTCTCATAGAAAATTCCTTGAACTTGATAATTCCTCACTAACAAGAAAGAGTAGAAAAGTCGAGAGATATTTTAATATTACAAAGCTTGCATTTTACTagttattttaatttttagttATTATTTTACTACTCATATGAAGGGTCAATATCCTTTGAAAATATGTGAAGCCTCTACTGGCAGTTAAAGGAATACGAATCAAGTAAATTCCTATAGAAAATTGCTTGAATAATAAAATTTGATGCATCGTTTATAAGTAATAGAAGAAAGTACAtatagaaagaaagaaaaaaggggtTTATGCGAAATGTTTCAGAGCACGAGGCATCTACTATCTCTCAACAAACGCACACAAACCGTACGCCCGCGGCCTTCCCGGAAAAAGCCAACGAACGACAAGTCGGAAACGATCGTCCTCCCGCCAGTATTGAGCTTACTGAAGCAGCTAATCAACATAATTATAGAATAATTCTAGTGTACGTGATTGTTAGTCGTATGTACTGTACGTTGTGTTATGTTTGTCCCTGTTGTTTCATTGTACATTTTTCCCATTTACTTTTTACGTAATAAACTATTTCGCTACACAACCAACCGTGACACGCCGCTCGTTCGTTCGTTGATTAATGCGTTTGTCCCATCGGCTCCTGTCATTACGACGACCCGAGAACTTTCACCCTTTCCCAACGCGGCGATCCCACGGAATCGTCCGCCATTTTGCGTGCCACGCGGCTCTCTACTCTTGTCGTCGAGCTACGTACCTCATTGTTTATTGTATTTCTGTGTTTTCTCGCTGTCACGGCTCGTTGTTCGTCGAATCGGACGAGTGTGTAAACGTTGATTGCACTTAACAAGGGAAAACGATACGCTTCGAGCGTGAAATTGTCGTACGATCATTCGAACGACATAAATGCCATTTCTGCGAGTGCTCGTGTGTGTTTCCACGCAGGTGAAATTCCGTTACGAAAGTTTCCAACGTCCACGGGGAAGAAAACAACGCGCGTCGCTGCGGATTTTATGTTAACAACAATATTTATTACATAATAattacgatatatatatatataataataacttcTATGGATTTACAGTACACTGTCGCGCTAAACCTTAATTATGTATTTAATATGCAATGGAATGATTACAAGTTGTTAAATACATCCACGTTTCAAGCTTAGAGGCATTCTGAGCttcatatttctttttttttctattagaTTGGCTCGAATGCGATGTACAGGGAATGTGTCCCTCAGTTCGCTCTAATtttgctctttctctctctctctctctctctctcacactctttctctctctctctcaacgagGATACGATGCTCGATTTCGatcgaagaaaaaagaaaaagatcgaTCACGATCTATTGTCGATACTAATTGTTCGTTCCTCACGGGCATCGTCCCGAAACGTAGGACTTAAAATTTCCATgtatacatttatatatatttatttatttatatattgatTTCGTATCTGTATAGATCGTGTGTGTCTGAGTGTATCGATATAAGATCTGTTGAGAATAAATTCTACACCCTTAACGGCGAACGACGCAGGACGTAGGACATCTACGATTAAAAAAATGGACAGCATCGGTTGTTCGATGGGAACGCGACAACGGAAATCAACCTCTAGCGCGGAGTCTTCTCTTTCTTCCGGGAGCCAGAACGATGCTTCAACAACTGGAACGAGCTGTGCGTTTCGCAttagttttcttttttctcacGTCTGCCTCTCCTTGTCCACGCGATAATGTCGCACCTAATTTGTCTAATTAGCGATCCGTTCTCGTTTCGTCGTTGTGTGTCGATCGCTGCACGGTGCATCCCATTATTGTATTCGTTATTTGCTTTTTGCATTTGGACCCTTTCGCGACGGTAACGtctgtataagaagcatttctcATCTATCGTGGGATCCGTGTAAATTGTTTCTCGTCGTTTATAAATACAATTGTACAACGCGTGGACCAGTTAAAGTTTGGGACTCGAGGTTCGGCTCCTTAAAACACGCGAACTTCGCGTAATAATTCCCGTACGATTTTATCCGTTCTTGATACGTTTCTCTCGTATTTATTAATAGCTTTGATTTGAG
The window above is part of the Xylocopa sonorina isolate GNS202 chromosome 3, iyXylSono1_principal, whole genome shotgun sequence genome. Proteins encoded here:
- the LOC143422197 gene encoding lipase member H, with translation MAVSVVRYLVFVLLAVLRYHDVSAETKTFKDLFNNTSCAKPPFECPHPQIEFYLYTRDTQKKPLRLDVRRFESLHYSRFNKSHPTKIIIHGFGGGRNLIPSPDIRKAYFTRGDYNIIIVDYGTLVREPCLSQIQWGPDFCSRCIAQLVRYLRDHPRGTRVENVHVLGYSVGAHIAGLIANYLPDDKLGRITGLDPTIFFYMNGNRSMDLDETDAHFVDVIHTGAGILGQWGPTGHADFYVNGGSSQPGCATTSLLQTLSCDHTKVTPYYIESITTKVGFWAAPCGNLFSYLIGWCKPKLEEYILMGEDAPHTARGIYYLSTNAHKPYARGLPGKSQRTTSRKRSSSRQY